DNA from Triticum aestivum cultivar Chinese Spring chromosome 7D, IWGSC CS RefSeq v2.1, whole genome shotgun sequence:
TGCCTGCCGCAATGAATCGAATCTACGGATCTGAAAAAAAAACCATGTGTCTTCATCGGGAAAATAGCATTGCCGTCGGAGGTGGAGCAGCAAGCATCGCTAAAGAGGCCTACAAGCCCTTACCGCCTATCAAATCCACTACCCCTCTCCGGTGTAGATCTACGAAGCTATGTAAGCAAGAATGCGGTTTGAGGTACTTACAATGGCTGTCGAAGGTGGAGTTGGTGCCACTGGAGCTGAAGAAGAAGGCGTCCCCGCTTGCATTGCAGTCGTCATGGGGGCCTCGaatcccagccgccgccgccactacaAATTTCGCGAGATCGGCAACGGAAGTGCGCTCCCGTCTACCCGCTCGCCCCCCCTCCCCGGCGACGGGCGGCCCCCTGCCCCCTCTccttcggcctcctcctcgtccatctccctccccgccgccgccggccggagCCGCCGGGCCCTGCCcgcgcggcgctggcggcggcgggccgTCCCTTCCCCGCTTGCTCTTGGGGGGCGTGGGGGCCTCCCGATGGCGGCGGTGCTGCTCAGCCGCTGCGGTGGGGTTCGGCGGCGGGAGTCCGGCGAGCTTCGTGGTTCTCGGTGCGGCGGCGCGGCCGTTGGCcgcggggcggcgtggcggtgctggtggccggcggcgcccgcgcgacccagatctgggccctttcggGCTCCATCTGGGCTAGGGTGGGCCGGCGACTCGATGCGTGGCGGCGCTGCTCCCTGGTTGGTGGTGAAGTGGCGGTGGTCTGCGGGCGGTGGCGGCTTCGTCGGCCGGTGAGCTGCCGCGTGACGGCAGGGGCTGTCCGGACCCTTTTGGGTCCGGCCGGGCCTCGGTGCCTGGCAGGCCCCTTGTCCGCGCGTCCGGTCGGCTctgcggtggcggtggtggttgtCCCCTCACGTCGGTGATGTTGCGGATGCCCCCAAGGCCACTCTCCCTTCTCCCATCCTCCAGGTCTCGTGTCGGTGACCTCAGGGAgacggcgaagttgattcggtgaccGTGGTGGCACATGTTGGTGGGCGGCGCGATGTGCGGTGCACTATGATTCGTCTGGGGTGGTGGTGGGGGTTTGGGTTGGGAGAAATCTCTGGCGGCTCGTCCGGCCCCGACGCCTgtgggtgccgccggaccttcctgaagggcgtcgggtacACCCCTCCCCTCACTGCCCCCCCCCCTaccggggaaaccctaggactagtccgggcagcagcggcggcgtcgtcgcctccttcttgaaggtgttgcttggtacgcggCGCTTCGGGTGCTGGGAACGTGGTGGTACTTCTCCGAAGGATGCAACGGTCGCCGGTCATCTTCGTTTCGTCGATCTTCCGtagttggcatttgtttctcttcctttcttctttgtttttttGAGCTTGTTTGTGCTGCGGCCCCAGCACCTATCATTGGATGTATcgatggttgctttgtaatacaaagcggggaacCTTTTTCATAAGTGCCCGCCGGATCGTAGAAGTCCTACAGGTCATACTCGAGGTGCCCGCCTTAGATGGAGGCTCAATACATGTTGAGCGCGGCCGAGTGTGGAAGGGGGCTGTAGCCTTCAACATCCTCTCCAAGTCCTCGGGTATCAAGCTCCTCGACTCAACGCTGGCGAGCCACTAGTGTAGGGGCAAGGATTTGGAGGCACGATGGTGGAGCATGGCAACGAAGGGATGGCGAGAGAACATGTGTTTGAGTGATAAGAGGAGTGGAATAGGGAGTTAACACCGAAGCGTCCCGTCTCCCGCGCTTCCCAACGCGTGCAACCTCATGCCACGTTGCGCCTGCTGGAGTCTGGCTGTGAGGAAATGGCCGATTCATCCGGTTCTTCTCAGCCAGACCGAGGGCTGCTTTGACAATCAAATTTGAGGGAGCCCAGCCAACCAAATATGCCCTCTGTGTATATGCTTGTCACCACTTCTCTGTTTCTTTACTTGCATCGAAGCGTACCAATTCCATCGCTTACAGTTGGTGTATACGCATTTCTCACATATATATGTAACTATAGTTATTATGTATAGCCACTGACCATTTGGTGGATGAAGCCTAGTTATTCAATAATCACCAGGAGCCTGTCAATCAGCATGATCCGGGGGCGAAGCCGACGGTCTTCTTGCCGAGGTCGTAGAGCACGCCGTAGGTCTTCTGCTGCGTGTTCCCGACGATGGCGACGCTCTCGTCGTCGCCGTTGGACGCGAACGCCAGGCACACCTGCGCCTGGCTGATGGCGTACACGATCCCGGACACGTCCACGTCCAGGCACGCGCCGCCCTGGAACACCAGCGACACCGTCGGCAGCGCCACATCGCTCAGCCCCGTGAAGTCGTAGCAGGTGTCCAGGATCGAGTACGCCGGCGCCGTCTTGTACCCGCTCGCCGACATGCCCGTGGCGAACGCCTTGGACAGCGCGGTGTACGCGGTCGCCGGGAGCCGCGTGATCACGGTGCCGGAGTCCACCAGCGTCCCGGCCGTGGAGAACACCGACTCCGCGATGGGCACCTGCTGCCGGCCCACGCGGATGCCCGTCATGCCCACGTAGTAGAACGTCGGCCCCTTGTCGGTGAGCATCGGTGTCAGCCTCGCGTTGTTGCCCGCCGACCCCGGGCCGAAGTCCAGGTACCCTGTCCCCGACGACGACGCCGGGAGGCAGTAGGCGAACGCGCCGCCGTACTTGTCGTAGGCCTGCACCGTCAGCGACGTCTTCCCGCGGCCGAGCCCCATCAGCCCCGCCGTCTTCCCGAACAGCCCGCTGTTCTTCTCCCCGCACCCGAACCGGAACCCCTGCAGCACGTCCACGTACAACGCCATGTCAATATTGTTCGATCCGTGTCACGTGACGTACGCATTTGGCCATTGGCGCACGTGTAGACTAGTGGGTAGTAACCTTGATGGCGTCGTGGGCGATGGTGAGGGTGTCCTGGGCGAAGAAGCCGACGGTGTAGGAGCCGTCGCCGTACTGGACAGCGTAGAGGCAGTGGCCGCCGGTGCAGCCGTTGCTGTCGAGGTCGGAGCAGGCGGGGTCGGAGCAGGAGACGTTGGCGTAGGTGGACGACTTGGCCGGGTCGAAGAGCGGCTCCTTCTGCCTGTAGCACTTGACCACGCAGGGGCGGCACTGCACCCACGTCGTGTCGCTGCCGGTGTCGAACACCACCGTGTACTTGGACGCCGGCGTGCCGAGCCCGACGGTCACCACGTAGTTGCCCGTGCTCAGCGCGCGGCCCGACGTCGCCGGGAGCGACGGGGTGGAGGAGGACGCCGAGTGCCCGGGGCTCTTCTTTGGCCCGGGCTGGACAGGCGCAGCGCGCTTCGTCAGTTTGCCCCGGCCGGCGGTCGCCGACACCCGGCGCTGGATCGACTCGACGCGGTTCTGGTCAGCGGCGAGGATCTCGTCGTGGGCCGGCCGCTTGCCGTGCGCATCGGCCAGAGGGGAGCATGGGCCGTGCTGGTGGACGATCCTCATCCTCGCTGACGCCGCAGCGCTGGGTCCGTGCTCTGCATTGTCAGGGGCATGTTCCGCTTGGATCAGAAAATTCAGATTTTACTTGGGCTAGATAATATTCAGGATGAAAATTAAACTCTTTCTAGTAAAATAAATTCGGATTACAGGTGTAATCAATGAAATCGAACCATCCTTGTCAGGAATTGCAGACAATCTGTACTGGTGGTGGGTTTTGGTCAGAGTGTCGCTCTAGCTACTTGGTCTCTGGTTGGTCACGTTCGACCAGTCAAAGAACAGTAAAAGACAACTCAGCTATTTTTGTTCACTTCAGCTGTTCTGTAGCAAACAGCATTTTGTAGTCAAataacgtcttacattatggaatgaagtcatgcatgcaatattcCGTGGATGGATCCAATCGTCCATCACTACTCTGAGGTTCATGCTACTCCTTTAGTATTGgacaaaaaatatattattttagtGTGTTACATAATGTTTCATTGCATTTTTTTAGAAAAAGTATATCATAGGGTTTCGTCGAGTATCAGAAAAAAGAGCTCACTCATTTTTTCTTATAAAAAAGATTCCCTAAGAAAGAAGAAGAATTTCTTTTTATCAATCAAACCTATAAAACATGGCACGAACCCAAGAGCAAACGGTTGAAGGTGGATCCATATCCCGTGGCACGGTAGAATTCATTTTCTCGAAGAATACTGGAAAGATTTTATTCAACAGTTCTTATAAGTCCGGTCTATTTTTGGTGGGACAAAATCACACTTCACTCTCTGTCGATCCAATACTTAGAGAAACTAAATCATCTATATTTAAcgtgtagtcgttgctaggtggtctacaTACCTGGGTATAAtttttacttctagtgttctttgtactaATCATCGTTAGGTTATCTACGGATCAGGATGTACTTTATACTTCTAGTGTTCTTTATACTGCCTTGACAAGTAATGAATCGGTCAcaagttttttttcttcaaaaaacaaGACCCAAAAAGACACATGCAATTAATCTCGACGTCAATCCAACAACATAGATTGTTTCAGTGTTAAAAGAAACACATATTATTTCAATAGTGACCGCTTAATATATTTAGCGTGGAATTAATATCATATTAAATATCAATGTTTATGCTTATCACATATAGTAATACACAAGTAAGATATTCTATCTAATAGAAACATATCAACGTACGTTGCAGTATGCATTTATTAGTTGGTGTCAAAGAAGAGACGAAATTAGTAAGGCCGAAAAATAGAAACAGCACAGGCGATTCAACCATGGCCGGATTCAATTAGCTAGGTGCAGCAGTCAACGACCGAGAGAAGAAAAGCGACCAGCTTGACGGGCGGCGATCATGAGCTCGACCGGGGAATTAACCTGCTGTCGTGGGGCAAGCCGGGCCGGGGAACAGGGACGCCACGCTCAGCGGCGCGCGATCATCCGAGCTCCCCGCCGCACGGGCAGCCCCAAGCCCGAatgcggcgaggacggcggcggcggcgagaagcCGAAGGAAGCCATGGCGAGAAGAAGCGGCAGCGGGGGCGGCCATGGCGTGCACCACCGCACAAGTGGCCGTCAGGTAGTGGGGCGGCTCGGGGTCCCGGTGAGTGGAGGGAACACAAATTAAACGGTCCATCACACAGCTCCTATCCTGTCATATATATAGCCTGGGGCCGGCTGATTAGTCTGACGGGAGCCGTGCGCACTGGCTGTTGCTTCGTCGTTTTTCTTCGGGTGTCCGGCCCCTCTCCGCACTGCCCTTCGGGGCAGGGACGAACTTGGGGGGTGCACTGATCGGTGATTGCGCCTGGCAATTGGCACCGCGTGATTTGTGAACCCCCTGCGGTCTTGCGGCAACTCGATCACATCCGACCCAACATGGCCTTGAGAAGATCCAAGATCTAAGATCTTCGGCAATTGGTGACTGCCGCCTCTCTCATTGTAGTGACTGGCGCTTCTCTCTGGACCGGGAGCAGAAGTGCTGGAAGTCTGGAACCGGCCGTACTGACATAACTGAGTTGGTGCAAGTAGCTTTGCTTGTTAGGTGGgagcatttctaaccgatcccggcccttgccggcgggagggctccgtgtTTAGATGTTCCTTCAACTTTTGTTagagtttgtgtcctgctcagaaagacgagatggcggcggctccctgaagatgaaataaggttctccccgcctagccccgttCTGGTGGTGTGTCTAGCATTTGGGCGTGTGGAcatgtgtctccggcggatctatcgttggtggatttgctcggatctggtcgtaATTCGTCTACGTTTGTgtttcttcaggttggatccttctgatctacgttactcttcatcggcggcggttgctgttctgctgGGCTGGTTCTTTGGGACCTtaacacgacgacttcccgactgtctactacaacaagttttgcccggctctggcgagggaggggcgatgatggcggcgcgccttcggctcgcttcagtgcttgtagtcgtcgctaggtggtctatggacctggatgtaatttttattatttctggtgttcttgTATTGTCATGATTGAAAATGAACAGAttggaagttttctcgcaaaaaaacccGACACCTAGCCGATCCCCTATCCGTGGTAACGAAGTAATTTTTTTACTCTGACCCCAACTTTCTCCTTAAATATACTCAAACGCGCGGTGGCTGAGTAAAAGCCACACCTCTCCCTCGCGTCGCCCCCACTCCCCCGGTCTTTGCAAATTCGCCGACGCAACTCCCGGCGACCGCCCGACGGCCTTGCCGCTACCTCGTTGCCTCTCCTGCCCCCGCCGCCCTTCTGCCCAACGTCAAGCCCGTTtgccccccgccgccgtcgccggaatcAAGGTGAAACGCTGCCGCCGTCGCCGTTGTTGATTCGTCGGATTGCTTCATTGCTTCTTCTTTTTCCGTCGGTCGTCGCATCTCACCTTGAGTGCACACCGCTGCAGGTCATTCCCTCTCGTTGCCGTCGGCCTGTTTGGTCAGAAAGACACCGGCCAGTCGGTGCACCACCACCACACCGCAAGTGCTCGTCGAATTGCCTAGGTGAGTTTTTTTTATTGTTTCTTTGTGCACTGAGCCGTTTGGATTGAACCTAGCCGTTTGAATTGTAGgtggagaggttgagggagatggcctTGGAGGACTCGTCGTcatccgaagaggaagaagacgacgatgaCTCTGAAACCGTTTTAGGCATGATTTTCAATGATAATGTTCGGCGGCTGAGGAGAGGATCACACTTTGGCCACATACACATCAACCATGATAGAGTGGAGGGTCATGCCAAGATAGTGGGAGACTACTTTGACCCAAAGCCAACCTACCCGAAGAAGTACTTTCGTCGGCgctttcagatgcacacaagtcTTTTTCTAACCATTGCAAAAGCCGTTGAGAGATATGATGACCGGTTCAACCTCCGCAGAAATGCATGTGGAGAGATAAGTGCAAGCCCTCTAATGAAGTGCATTGCGGCTGTTCGAGTCTTGGCATATGGGTGTTCGGCCGATGCAATCGATGACTATGTCCATATTGGTGAAGACACAATCTTGGAGGCTGTTCGAAGGTTCACTAAAGCAGTGATCGCTGTCTTTAGCCCAGAGTACTTGAGAGCACCAATTGAGGAAGACACCTAGAGGCTGATGACTGAGGGTGAGGCAAGAGGATGGCCATGGATGCTTGGATCACTTGACTGTATGCAGTGGACATGGAAGAATTGTCCTGCAGGGTGGAAGGGTCAGTACAAAGGCCATTGCAACGATCCAACGATCATTCTTGAGGCAGTTGTATCGAAGGATCGTTGGATATGGCATTCATTCTTTGGTTTGCCTGGCTCTCACAATGACTTGAATGTGTTGTCAAGATCACCGTTCTTTTCCAGGCTTATTCAAGGTGAAGCTCCTGGTTGCAATTACTCGGTCAACGAGCACAACTACTCGATGGGTTACTACcttgcggatggcatctatccacCATGGGCCACCTTGGTCAAAACAATTCCGCGTCCAAAAGGTAACAAACACATTCACTTTTCCCAATGTCAAGAAGCTGCTAGGAAAGATGTTGGGAGGGCCTTCGGTGTGCTTCGGAAGCACTTTAC
Protein-coding regions in this window:
- the LOC123167771 gene encoding aspartyl protease family protein At5g10770, yielding MDRLICVPSTHRDPEPPHYLTATCAVVHAMAAPAAASSRHGFLRLLAAAAVLAAFGLGAARAAGSSDDRAPLSVASLFPGPACPTTAEHGPSAAASARMRIVHQHGPCSPLADAHGKRPAHDEILAADQNRVESIQRRVSATAGRGKLTKRAAPVQPGPKKSPGHSASSSTPSLPATSGRALSTGNYVVTVGLGTPASKYTVVFDTGSDTTWVQCRPCVVKCYRQKEPLFDPAKSSTYANVSCSDPACSDLDSNGCTGGHCLYAVQYGDGSYTVGFFAQDTLTIAHDAIKGFRFGCGEKNSGLFGKTAGLMGLGRGKTSLTVQAYDKYGGAFAYCLPASSSGTGYLDFGPGSAGNNARLTPMLTDKGPTFYYVGMTGIRVGRQQVPIAESVFSTAGTLVDSGTVITRLPATAYTALSKAFATGMSASGYKTAPAYSILDTCYDFTGLSDVALPTVSLVFQGGACLDVDVSGIVYAISQAQVCLAFASNGDDESVAIVGNTQQKTYGVLYDLGKKTVGFAPGSC